A genomic stretch from Tribolium castaneum strain GA2 chromosome 6, icTriCast1.1, whole genome shotgun sequence includes:
- the LOC662621 gene encoding zinc finger protein 271 isoform X5, with product MNTNDPNALAGAHGAEAAEMSHQQQQTHTNQQNMVQVQVQDNLVSVIEDSKEQKDIIAAQLAHAQIQLNDNQHLNQQALTVQQLQHLQVQQVLDNVVRMENSVENTQNQANTADQTQLSDNIQIVKDEKNLQNCKLLSGTQFGLQDHKGNLMDVRTADGSIVKISTNLQEQDLAKTLGVEMVQNMYKVNVDDLNQLLAYHEVFGKLQGEIATTGQNIVQNTNNTNVNLQQNTNNIAIVRKDEQEASTSSLPTDNTATVITGNHVCDLCGKMFQFRYQLIVHRRYHTERKPFTCQVCGKAFTNSQELTRHGKCHLGGSMFTCATCFHVFANAASLERHMKRHSTDKPYNCTICGKSFARKEHLDNHTRCHTGETPYRCQYCAKTFTRKEHMVNHVRKHTGETPHRCEICKKSFTRKEHFMNHVMWHTGETPHHCNICGKKYTRKEHLANHMRSHTNDTPFRCEICGKSFTRKEHFTNHIMWHTGETPHRCDFCSKTFTRKEHLLNHVRQHTGESPHRCGFCSKSFTRKEHLINHVRQHTGETPFRCNYCPKAFTRKDHLVNHVRQHTGESPHKCTFCTKSFTRKEHLNNHVRQHTGESPHRCHFCSKSFTRKEHLTNHVRIHTGESPHRCEFCQKTFTRKEHLTNHLRQHTGETQHCCNVCSKPFTRKEHLINHMRSHTGERPFACTECGKSFPLKGNLLFHQRSHNKGALADRPFRCDLCEKDFMCKGHLVSHRRSHSGERPHSCPDCGKTFVEKGNMLRHLRKHTVENGQSNDQVATNQAPQTSNANLQIPQVSQTQTAPSNNIVTQMPMHPPSNHPVVVPTANGNVLASY from the exons ATGAATACCAATGATCCGAACGCCCTTGCGGGGGCTCACGGGGCTGAAGCCGCGGAG ATGTCTCATCAACAGCAACAAACCCACACCAACCAGCAAAACATGGTGCAAGTCCAAGTCCAAGATAATTTAGTTTCAGTAATTGAAGATAgcaaagaacaaaaagataTAATCGCTGCTCAACTAGCCCATGCTCAGATTCAATTAAACGATAATCAACACTTGAATCAGCAGGCATTGACCGTTCAACAATTACAACATCTTCAAGTGCAACAAGTCCTTGATAATGTT gtcCGGATGGAAAATTCGGTCGAAAACACGCAAAATCAAGCAAACACCGCCGATCAAACCCAACTATCCGACAACATCCAAATTGTAAAAGACGagaaaaacttacaaaattgTAAGTTACTGTCTGGGACACAGTTTGGTTTGCAAGACCATAAAGGTAACTTGATGGATGTGCGGACTGCTGATGGTAGTATTGTCAAGATCTCGACGAATCTTCAAGAGCAAGACTTGGCAAAGACTTTGGGTGTTGAAATGGTGCAAAATATGTACAAAGTGAACGTGGACGACTTGAACCAATTGTTGGCGTATCATGAAGTTTTCGGTAAGCTTCAAGGTGAGATTGCAACAACTGGTCAAAACATCGTCCAAAATACAAACAACACGAACGTGAATCTCCAACAAAACACAAACAACATTGCAATAGTGAGAAAAGACGAGCAGGAGGCTTCGACTAGTAGTTTACCGACCGACAACACCGCCACGGTGATTACAGGGAACCACGTCTGTGATTTATGCGGGAAAATGTTTCAGTTTCGTTACCAGTTAATCGTCCATAGACGTTACCACACCGAACGTAAACCGTTTACGTGTCAAGTTTGCGGTAAAGCGTTCACCAATTCGCAGGAACTCACCCGTCACGGGAAGTGCCATCTAGGCGGTAGTATGTTCACGTGTGCGACGTGTTTCCACGTGTTCGCAAACGCGGCCTCTCTGGAGCGTCACATGAAGCGACACTCCACCGATAAACCGTACAATTGCACAATTTGCGGGAAGTCATTCGCGCGGAAAGAACACTTAGATAATCACACGCGGTGTCATACGGGGGAAACCCCCTACAGATGTCAGTATTGTGCCAAAACCTTCACCCGTAAGGAACACATGGTGAATCACGTGCGGAAACATACAGGGGAAACACCGCATCGTTGCGAAATCTGCAAGAAGAGTTTCACGCGGAAGGAACACTTCATGAATCATGTGATGTGGCATACGGGGGAAACCCCCCACCACTGCAACATATGCGGGAAGAAGTACACACGGAAGGAACACTTGGCCAATCACATGCGCTCGCATACGAACGATACGCCGTTCAGATGCGAGATTTGTGGGAAATCCTTCACGCGGAAGGAACACTTCACGAATCACATCATGTGGCATACGGGGGAAACCCCCCACCGGTGTGACTTCTGTTCCAAGACGTTCACACGCAAGGAACATCTACTAAATCACGTGCGACAACACACGGGGGAATCACCGCATCGCTGTGGCTTCTGTTCCAAGTCGTTCACACGGAAGGAACATTTGATCAATCACGTGAGACAACATACCGGCGAAACGCCGTTCAGGTGCAATTACTGTCCCAAAGCTTTCACCCGCAAGGACCATTTGGTTAATCACGTGCGGCAGCACACGGGGGAATCACCCCATAAGTGTACGTTCTGTACCAAATCATTCACGCGGAAGGAACATTTGAACAACCATGTGAGACAACATACGGGGGAATCCCCCCATAGGTGTCACTTTTGTTCCAAGTCCTTCACCCGCAAGGAGCATCTCACGAATCACGTGAGGATCCACACAGGGGAGTCCCCACATCGGTGCGAGTTCTGTCAAAAGACATTCACTCGCAAGGAACATCTAACCAATCATTTGAGACAACATACGGGGGAAACCCAGCATTGTTGCAACGTTTGTTCCAAACCCTTCACCCGCAAAGAACATCTGATCAACCATATGAGATCACACACCGGCGAACGCCCGTTTGCTTGTACCGAATGTGGAAAGTCGTTTCCACTCAAAGGCAACTTGCTCTTCCACCAAAGGTCGCACAACAAGGGCGCGTTAGCCGATCGGCCCTTCCGTTGCGACCTGTGTGAGAAGGATTTCATGTGCAAAGGGCATTTGGTGTCGCACCGTCGGTCACACAGCGGCGAAAGACCACATTCGTGTCCCGATTGTGGTAAAACTTTCGTCGAAAAAGGGAATATGTTGCGACATTTGCGTAAACATACCGTCGAAAACGGGCAAAGTAATGATCAGGTGGCGACGAATCAAGCGCCACAAACGTCGAATGCCAACTTGCAAATACCGCAAGTTAGTCAGACGCAAACGGCGCCTAGCAATAACATCGTGACGCAAATGCCGATGCATCCGCCGAGTAATCATCCGGTCGTTGTGCCTACCGCCAACGGAAATGTCTTGGCTAGTTATTAG
- the LOC662621 gene encoding zinc finger protein 271 isoform X3 produces MIRTPLRGLTGLKPRSNRGNRIATTQRPPPTTSIPTDLRVNTTALNAVALSSVAKYWVLTNLLPGPIPQVSVYGLPGSGRSDNQGKITSQEAMLGQHAAGLLPADPLLLQQHSQIPVSISTSQGVTSLSIPTGSMHLEANHQGHQGMGGHQQNDPMNQNQMNRDMSHQQQQTHTNQQNMVQVQVQDNLVSVIEDSKEQKDIIAAQLAHAQIQLNDNQHLNQQALTVQQLQHLQVQQVLDNVVRMENSVENTQNQANTADQTQLSDNIQIVKDEKNLQNCKLLSGTQFGLQDHKGNLMDVRTADGSIVKISTNLQEQDLAKTLGVEMVQNMYKVNVDDLNQLLAYHEVFGKLQGEIATTGQNIVQNTNNTNVNLQQNTNNIAIVRKDEQEASTSSLPTDNTATVITGNHVCDLCGKMFQFRYQLIVHRRYHTERKPFTCQVCGKAFTNSQELTRHGKCHLGGSMFTCATCFHVFANAASLERHMKRHSTDKPYNCTICGKSFARKEHLDNHTRCHTGETPYRCQYCAKTFTRKEHMVNHVRKHTGETPHRCEICKKSFTRKEHFMNHVMWHTGETPHHCNICGKKYTRKEHLANHMRSHTNDTPFRCEICGKSFTRKEHFTNHIMWHTGETPHRCDFCSKTFTRKEHLLNHVRQHTGESPHRCGFCSKSFTRKEHLINHVRQHTGETPFRCNYCPKAFTRKDHLVNHVRQHTGESPHKCTFCTKSFTRKEHLNNHVRQHTGESPHRCHFCSKSFTRKEHLTNHVRIHTGESPHRCEFCQKTFTRKEHLTNHLRQHTGETQHCCNVCSKPFTRKEHLINHMRSHTGERPFACTECGKSFPLKGNLLFHQRSHNKGALADRPFRCDLCEKDFMCKGHLVSHRRSHSGERPHSCPDCGKTFVEKGNMLRHLRKHTVENGQSNDQVATNQAPQTSNANLQIPQVSQTQTAPSNNIVTQMPMHPPSNHPVVVPTANGNVLASY; encoded by the exons ATGATCCGAACGCCCTTGCGGGGGCTCACGGGGCTGAAGCCGCGGAG TAATCGGGGAAACAGAATT GCCACCACCCAACGTCCACCACCAACCACTTCAATCCCGACCGATCTTCGCGTGAATACGACAGCCCTCAACGCTGTGGCGCTTTCCAGCGTGGCGAAATACTGGGTGTTGACGAATCTCCTCCCGGGACCCATTCCCCAAGTGAGTGTTTATGGGTTACCGGGATCGGGACGTAGTGATAATCAGGGGAAAATAACATCGCag GAGGCTATGTTGGGGCAACATGCGGCTGGGTTGTTACCAGCTGATCCCTTACTTTTACAACAACATTCGCAAATTCCTGTCAGTATTTCGACATCGCAAGGGGTTACGAGTTTGTCGATACCGACAGGTAGTATGCATCTGGAGGCCAATCACCAGGGGCATCAGGGCATGGGAGGGCATCAGCAGAATGATCCCATGAATCAGAATCAGATGAATCGAGAt ATGTCTCATCAACAGCAACAAACCCACACCAACCAGCAAAACATGGTGCAAGTCCAAGTCCAAGATAATTTAGTTTCAGTAATTGAAGATAgcaaagaacaaaaagataTAATCGCTGCTCAACTAGCCCATGCTCAGATTCAATTAAACGATAATCAACACTTGAATCAGCAGGCATTGACCGTTCAACAATTACAACATCTTCAAGTGCAACAAGTCCTTGATAATGTT gtcCGGATGGAAAATTCGGTCGAAAACACGCAAAATCAAGCAAACACCGCCGATCAAACCCAACTATCCGACAACATCCAAATTGTAAAAGACGagaaaaacttacaaaattgTAAGTTACTGTCTGGGACACAGTTTGGTTTGCAAGACCATAAAGGTAACTTGATGGATGTGCGGACTGCTGATGGTAGTATTGTCAAGATCTCGACGAATCTTCAAGAGCAAGACTTGGCAAAGACTTTGGGTGTTGAAATGGTGCAAAATATGTACAAAGTGAACGTGGACGACTTGAACCAATTGTTGGCGTATCATGAAGTTTTCGGTAAGCTTCAAGGTGAGATTGCAACAACTGGTCAAAACATCGTCCAAAATACAAACAACACGAACGTGAATCTCCAACAAAACACAAACAACATTGCAATAGTGAGAAAAGACGAGCAGGAGGCTTCGACTAGTAGTTTACCGACCGACAACACCGCCACGGTGATTACAGGGAACCACGTCTGTGATTTATGCGGGAAAATGTTTCAGTTTCGTTACCAGTTAATCGTCCATAGACGTTACCACACCGAACGTAAACCGTTTACGTGTCAAGTTTGCGGTAAAGCGTTCACCAATTCGCAGGAACTCACCCGTCACGGGAAGTGCCATCTAGGCGGTAGTATGTTCACGTGTGCGACGTGTTTCCACGTGTTCGCAAACGCGGCCTCTCTGGAGCGTCACATGAAGCGACACTCCACCGATAAACCGTACAATTGCACAATTTGCGGGAAGTCATTCGCGCGGAAAGAACACTTAGATAATCACACGCGGTGTCATACGGGGGAAACCCCCTACAGATGTCAGTATTGTGCCAAAACCTTCACCCGTAAGGAACACATGGTGAATCACGTGCGGAAACATACAGGGGAAACACCGCATCGTTGCGAAATCTGCAAGAAGAGTTTCACGCGGAAGGAACACTTCATGAATCATGTGATGTGGCATACGGGGGAAACCCCCCACCACTGCAACATATGCGGGAAGAAGTACACACGGAAGGAACACTTGGCCAATCACATGCGCTCGCATACGAACGATACGCCGTTCAGATGCGAGATTTGTGGGAAATCCTTCACGCGGAAGGAACACTTCACGAATCACATCATGTGGCATACGGGGGAAACCCCCCACCGGTGTGACTTCTGTTCCAAGACGTTCACACGCAAGGAACATCTACTAAATCACGTGCGACAACACACGGGGGAATCACCGCATCGCTGTGGCTTCTGTTCCAAGTCGTTCACACGGAAGGAACATTTGATCAATCACGTGAGACAACATACCGGCGAAACGCCGTTCAGGTGCAATTACTGTCCCAAAGCTTTCACCCGCAAGGACCATTTGGTTAATCACGTGCGGCAGCACACGGGGGAATCACCCCATAAGTGTACGTTCTGTACCAAATCATTCACGCGGAAGGAACATTTGAACAACCATGTGAGACAACATACGGGGGAATCCCCCCATAGGTGTCACTTTTGTTCCAAGTCCTTCACCCGCAAGGAGCATCTCACGAATCACGTGAGGATCCACACAGGGGAGTCCCCACATCGGTGCGAGTTCTGTCAAAAGACATTCACTCGCAAGGAACATCTAACCAATCATTTGAGACAACATACGGGGGAAACCCAGCATTGTTGCAACGTTTGTTCCAAACCCTTCACCCGCAAAGAACATCTGATCAACCATATGAGATCACACACCGGCGAACGCCCGTTTGCTTGTACCGAATGTGGAAAGTCGTTTCCACTCAAAGGCAACTTGCTCTTCCACCAAAGGTCGCACAACAAGGGCGCGTTAGCCGATCGGCCCTTCCGTTGCGACCTGTGTGAGAAGGATTTCATGTGCAAAGGGCATTTGGTGTCGCACCGTCGGTCACACAGCGGCGAAAGACCACATTCGTGTCCCGATTGTGGTAAAACTTTCGTCGAAAAAGGGAATATGTTGCGACATTTGCGTAAACATACCGTCGAAAACGGGCAAAGTAATGATCAGGTGGCGACGAATCAAGCGCCACAAACGTCGAATGCCAACTTGCAAATACCGCAAGTTAGTCAGACGCAAACGGCGCCTAGCAATAACATCGTGACGCAAATGCCGATGCATCCGCCGAGTAATCATCCGGTCGTTGTGCCTACCGCCAACGGAAATGTCTTGGCTAGTTATTAG